The window TGACCCCACCACGCATACAGGCATAGGAACGGTAGACACAAGCAAATCAGTTATATTATTTTTGGGTTTTGACTTCTTACCGGCATGGAATGCTGTGAACTATATTAAAGCCAACGGTATGGAAGAGACTATAGAGGTTACTGGCATCGGGTCTGTTGGGCATGATCTCATACGGTTTTACGATAAGGCAAAAATCCTTACCTCCCCTGTCAAGACCAGTAAGGTATTAAGGATGGGGATACCTGATGTGATAGTAGTTGGTGACGCGTGTTGTAAGACAAATGTGCTGGAAGATGCAAAGAGGACGGATACAAAGGTTATCGCCACCAGTTTCAATCAGAATATGGGCTTAGTGAACAGGGTTGAAGAAAATGTGGATGATATTGTAAATGAGCTTTTGAGTGGCTCTCAGGCTGTATTGGTGACGGATCCAAAAAAGGCCGGTGAAGTAGCCGTCAAACTGGCTGGGAAAGTTAAATCCCTGAGGAAAAAAAGCTACCTCTTATCTAGCAAAGAAATAAAAAAATGGGCATCCAAATGTGATGGGTGTGATGCCTGCTTTAGAGTATGTCCAAATAGCCTTCATATAAGCGCTGCGTTAAAGGCAGCCTCGAGTGACAATACTGGAAGGCTATGTGAACTACATGATAAAAGCATTTACTGTGGCAAATGTGAAGAAGTTTGTCCCCAAAATATACCGATAATAGACATGATTATTGCTGCGGCACAGAAGGAAATAAGAGAGGATAAAGCTGTGATGAAGGCAGGAAGGGGGACTTTCGGCAATCTAGAAATAAGAGACTGGGCTATCACGATGTTTTCTTGTCCGGGTTCAGTAGTCATAATGGGATGCAATAACTATAAAGGGTCAGATATGGACATAGCTTATATTGCATCTGAATTAATATCAAATACCTACTCAGTTACAGTCGCCGGTTGCGTGGCATCTGACATTGCCAGGTATAAAGATAAAAAGACAGGGAAGTTTTTATATGAACTCTACCCGACGCTTTTCAACCCTAAGTGTCTGGTAAATACAGGTGGCTGTTCAGGTCAGTCCCATTTCACAACCGCTTTTTATAAGGTCGGCTATATGGGATTCAGGTCCCCCTACAGGGCTACCTACGCAATGCAATCAGATTTTACTACCAGATTTCCAAACGTACTCGTTATCTGGGGACCGGCATCAGACCTGATGTATACCCTGGCATCGGGTTATGCAAGAGCCGGTATCCCGGTAATCCTCGGACCCGGTGGTTTCAACTTTAAGCGATACCTGATGGGAAATAAGTATGATAGGAGCAAGTGGTGGGCACTCCATGGAAATACAGGGAAAAAGGGAGAAGTTGACCCATTGCCTGAACACATGATAGTACCTGTAGAAACGAAGGAAGAAGTCCTTGCACTTATTCCAAAGCTATGCTTCCTATTTCAGGATATGGAAACAGCCAGACAAACAAAATTCGATTTTTACCTTGATTATTATAACAATGCTTTTGGAGTTTTGCCAGATGACTGGCACCTATATGTAAGAAGGGAAGTTGAGATTCCATTGATAAAAAAGGTAAAAATCTTGCGCTTGCTCGAAGAAGAACACGGCTGGGAAATAGACAGAAAGAAAGGCAGGGTCATAAGGGCAAGGCACAGAGATGGCAGGTTGATCCCCATGGAAAAGTTCCTTGAAGAATACGGATTTCCTTCTGGTCAATACATAACCTTCATACCTCGACTGGTATATAAAGAAAGGGCAGATAGGGAATAAAACGCCACCATAGTTCACAGATCTGGGCAATACCTGTAGCATCCAACGGATGCCCTTTGGACATGAGACCACTACCGGGATTGAGCACTTGCTAAAGCGAAAGGAATACTAATTTACTTTTGATCTTATCCAGTATTCTTTTTGCCCAAACCAATTCTGATGCAAGTATACCCAAGCCAAGCGGTATGAAAAGGATTGCGGGACCAGGTAACACAATCATGGCAATACCCATCAGGAGGATCGTAAAACCAACTATTATGATGATCAGTCTTCTGGCTTGTTTTATGGTCTTAAGTATTGTGGGATCCATAAAGACTTAGGACAGCACTTTCCTTTTCGTTTTCCCCAAGTGTTGCAATTCATTATTGATGAAGTCATAAAAAGTCTGGAAATGCCACTCTTTGTCATTGCAAGCGAAGCGAAGCAATCTATAACTTAAACTCGTCTCTTATCATACAAAACACTTGCAGACTCCGGGATGTCCCCAGGATTCACCAATAAAATATTGGCGGTTAATCTGGTAGTCTCTTTTAATTCCGATACTAAAATATTCTCTAACTCATTTCGATTACTGACGTTAGAACACTCTATTTTGATTGCCAATTCATCCATCCGATGGGGTCTGTCGATTATGATTTGAAACCTCCCAAGCTCAGAATATTTTCTTAATACCCTCTCTATGTCCTGGGGATTGACAAACATACCTTTAACCTTGGCTATTTCCGATCTCCTGCCCAATATTCTCTTTAATCGTGGAGAGGTCCTGCCGCATGGACACGGTTGCAGATTGATGCCTTCTGTAATATCTCCTGTGCGATACCTGATAATCGGCATAGCTCTTCTGCAAACTTCGGAGGCGGCTATTTCGCCTGTCTCCCCCAATGGAACATGGACTCCAGTCTCAGGGTCTATTATCTCAACCACATAATCTTCGCTGATATGCATACCACCACCTTCAGGGCATTCTGCAGCTATAAGCCCAAGATCAGCCGTTGCGTAAAACTCTTTTACATCAGCATCGAATACCTCTTTAATCTTTTTTCTGGTTTCCTCTTTTCTAATGTCGCCAAAAATGATCACAAGCCTTACCGACAGGTCATTCCTGGGATCAATCTCCATCTTTAATGCTACATCGCACAAGTGTTCTACAAATGTCGTAAAACCTGCCAGAACAGAGGTATTCGTAGCCTTCATCGTTTCAATATGCATCCCTGACATACCGGGACCACCAGGGATTACCGTACATCCTATCTTCCTAAACCCTCCTGAAAGAATATCTCCTGCTATTACCCAATGAAAGGTCGTAGTCACATTTACTATGTCCTGTTTCCTGGCACCACAAACATAGAGACCTTTTGCAAATACCATGGAAAAACTATCAAAATCTTCATCAGTAAAAGGTATGTGTATTGGACCAGGTGCTACGTAAAGGCGAGTCAGATTGTCAGTATTTACCGCTAACAGATCTCCAAATGGAGGATTCTTTTTCTGATTTTCAATAAGGTCGTTCTTCGTTGAAAAAGGGATTTTATAATAATCTTCAATCGTTGCTATATCTAAAGGTTTTAAACCAACTGAATTAAATCTATCGCGGTAATAAGTGCAATTTTCATAGGCATGTTTGAGATGAGAGAGCAGCTTGTTGAACTGGTGTTCTCTCATCTCTTCCCTGGACATTTTTTCAATCAATGGATCCCAATATGCACCATCCTGATACATTCTTCCCCCTTTTAATCCTCTGATTATATTCTCGGTTCATCTCGTAAGTGGCTGTTTTCTTAACTTAGTTGACTGTCCTGGAAGGTTTTCTCCAGCTGGTAATCGGTATAAGAGTTACCTTATCTACATCAGCCTTGTATAGCTTCATGGAATCAAGTGCCTTATGGTTTTTTGAACTGAATGTTATCGGACCACAAAGACCTTTGGTATCAAAGTCCTTAATCGTCTCCAGAGAATCTACCAGTCTTTCGCCGTTCAAATCCCTGCCTGCTCTCTTCATAGCCTCAGAATATAACAACGCAGCAACCCAGCCCACGGTGTAATACCTGTTATGAGTTTTCCCGGGATGATATTTTAAAGAAATCTTCCTCATCTCAACTACCCCAGGACTATTATCGTCCAGAGGACTGAAAGAGTGTACTCCGATGAAATTCTTTGCTGCCTTCCCAGCAAGCTTAATCGTGTCCGCATCACACCCAAACATAGTTGCAAAAAAGGTGGCATCCAAACCATACTTCTTCGCATCCCTTAACAGGGCTGCTGCTATCTCAATAACAGCAAGTTGTATCACATAATCGGCATTCGCCTTTTTCAGGTTCATAACCTGAGATGCAGCATCTACCGCTCCAAAATTAAGCACCTGCTTACTAACCAGATTTAAACCGGTGAGTTCGGTATACCTTTCAACCGCCCGTAATAGTGTCTTCCCCGACTCATTATCCGTATACACAACGGCAATCCTCGGATTTTTAACCTTCAAATCTTTAGTGATATAATCGATCATTAAATATGCCTGTTCCTCATAGAGAGTCCCAAGAAGAAAGACATACCGCTTATAAGGATTTATCAGGGCATCTGATGGACTTGGACTCATACAGGGCATCTTCTCTTTCTCAATCTGGCTGAATAGAGCATATATCTCTGAAGTCGATCCAGGCCCCCAAAAGGCAATAATTTTATCCCTGTAAACCAACTTTTTGAAAGCTGCCAGAGCCAGGGGTATGGAAAGCCTGCTGTCCTCAGCAATTACATTTACCTTTCTCCCATGAATCCCACCCTGATCATTTACATATTTAAAATAGTCTCTTACCCCTTCAATCATGGGAAACCAGGTTGCAACGATTGGCCCGGTCATGTCGCCTATTACCCCAAATTTTATGGTATCCTTCGTAACCCCCCTTACCTCTTCAGCATAGGAGGAAACACCTCCTAAAAAAATCATGATTGAAACCAAAACAATAATTCTTAAAAAAATACATCTCACTCTCATAATGCTCTCCTTTTTTCTGTAGTGTAGAGTGAACCTCCCCGCAGCAAGCTGCGGGGTATCTAAAAAATGACTATTGAAACCCTTTAGCACAAGCTACAGGATATTATCAAGTTAAAACTTCAACCGCTTAAAAAACTCTAGCGAGGAAGCGGCTTTTTCCAGTCACTAATGGCGACCAGCATGCCATTATCAACATCAGCTTTGGAAAAGAAAACACTCTCTGCCCCTTCCCGGTCATCAGAACCCCAAGTAACCGACCCAGAGAGCCCCCACGGATCAAAATTTTTTATGGTCTCCATGGCATTTACAAGGCTTTCATTATTCAAGTCTTTTCCTGCCCTTTTCATACCTTCGACAAAAAGTATAGCGTTTACCCACCCGAAGGTATAATACTCGCTGCGGTACGGTTTATCGGTACCAGGACGAAGTTTCAAGGTTATCTCTCTCATTTTCTTAGCCCCCGGTGTATTGCTATACCATGATCTGAAGGCTTGTATCCCGACATACCCTTGAGCTGCATCCTTGGACAGAGCAATAGTATCCGCATTTGTTGACAGCATGGTTCCTAAAAAATTGGTCTCCAATTTAAGCTTCCTAGCTTCTCTTAACAGGAGAGAAGCCGGTGCAATAACGTGCTGAATTATTACAAAATCTGGTTTGTACCTTTTCAAATTCATAACCTGGGAGCTGGCATCCAACGAACCCATGTTCAATATCTCCTCGCGGAGTTCAACATTGAATACCTTTGCCTGTATCTGCGCCTCCCTCGCTGCTGACTTGCCAACTTCCACATCAGGATATACGATTGCTATCCTGGGATTAGGAAATTTGGCTTTCATATCCTTAAGTATATAATCGAACAGTATCTTAATCTGATTTTCATAAGAGCACACAAAATGAAAAACATATCTTTTGAATGGCTTAAACATGTGCTCAGCAGGGCTTATCATTACGGTACAAATCTTTTCCTTTTGAACCTGGGGGAGTAAAACCGTTGCCTCTCCTGTAGATGTAGGCCCGAAAATAGTAAATACATTGTCCTTGTAAAGGATTTTTTTGAAGGCCGCCATTGCCCTGGGTATCGAGTAACCGGTATCCTCAGAGACAAACTTTATCTTTCGACCGTGGATACCCCCCTGTTCATTGATATAGCGAATATAATTTTTGATTGCCTCTGAAATACCCTGGGAATCTTTTGCAATGGGCCCTGTGTCGGCGTTTAAATGACCCATTATGATTGTGTCCTTCGTCACCCCTTTTGCCTCTCCGGCATAACAGGGTACGCTTCCCAAAAAAACCATGATTGAAGCTAAGATAACCATTGTTAAAAAAATACCTCTGATCCTCATAACATCCTCCTCTTTTGTATATGCACTTTGTATTACTTATTCCACAGACTCAACGCAAAGGTTTATCTGTTATCATCTATTGCTTTTTCGTCATGTTGTCTTTAATGTATTGGGCAATATCCGTTGCAGGGGAACCAGGCCCAAAGGTCTTTCCAACACCCATATTTATCAGCTCCCCTACCTCATCATCAGGGATTATCCCCCCTAATATAACCAGTATATCTGCTCTTTTGTTCTCTCTTAAACCTTTTATTATCTCAGAAGTAATGTATTTATGCCCTCCAACTGAAAAACTCACGCCCACAACATCCACATCCTCCTGTATGGCAGTGCTTACTACATCCCCAGGATGGACAAACCTGGTAAAGATAACCTCCATCCCCAATTCCATCAGCTTCCTCGCCAGATACCTAACTCCCCTGTCATGCCCGTCAAACCGCGCAATCGTTAATAAAACCCTGATCTTCTCTTCTCTCATCGATATAACCTCCTATGCCCACCCGAATACTTCTTTTAAAACACCTTGCAACTCTCCAAGGGTAGCCTCTGCTCTAGCTGCATCAATAACCGCAGGCATTAATTCTCCGCTATGCTCAGGCCATGTTTCGTCTACCATCACTGCCACTTCTTTAAGCCTCTTCAATGCCCCTTCCAATTTTTTGTTGTCTCTTTTCTCTTTGTATTCTTTAAGCCTTCGTATGGCCTCTTCCTCTATCTCCGGATATTTAAAGACCGGGACTTTCTGTTCTTTCTCGGTTACATATTTGTTCAACCCTACAATTGTCTTCTGCCCACTGGCTACTTTCTCCCGCCACTGATAGGCAGATTTGGTAATTTCATCTTTAAACCAGCCCGACTCCCAACACTTCCTGAATCCTCCCTTTTCATCTATCAGTTTTATAATCCCGAAGACCTCCTCTTCCACTTTGCCGGTCAGCCATTCTACATAGTAGGAACCAGCCAGTGGATCTGAAACGTTGGGTATGTTTGTCTCATGGAGGATAATCTGCTGGGTCCTCAAGGCAAGGATGTGGGATTCTTCGGTAGGGGTAGACAATGCCTCCAGGTATGAATTCGTCTGTATGGAATTTGTACCTGAAAGTACGGCTCCCAATGTCTGAAGTGTTGTCCTTATAACGTTGTTTAAAGGCTGCTGGGCAGTTAAGGTAACTCCGGATGTCTGGCTATGCATCCTCAGGTGCAATGACCTTGGATTTTTGCAGCCAAATCTCTCTTTATTAACTTTTGCCCAAACTCTTCTCATTGCCCTGACTTTGGCAACCTCCTCAAAAAAATCACCTGCCTGGGCTATCTGAAAACCAAACCTGGGTAAAAACTCATCTGGATCAAGTCCTGCCCTTATACATTCTTCGGTAAGAGCTATCCCCGCTGATATGGCATAACCCGCCTCCTGGACGGCATTGCCTCCTGATTCTTCCACGTAATAGGACGTGATATTGGTATGATTCCACTGGGGCATATTCCTGCAACAGTATTTTATAAACTCAGCCATAAGCTTAAAGGCACTTTTGGGAGGAAAGGCAACGTTCCCGAGAAAAGCAAAAGACCAGAGCCAGTTCATGCTGTTGCCATAAACTTTAGTTATGGGAATCCCTCTCTTTTCAAGATAAGCAATGTACATTGCTATCTCTACCAGGGTAGCACGGCAGATGTTCTGTACAACTGATACTTTGGTAAGGTCTATATCATGAAAGAGACGGTCAAAATCATCCTGGGTTGCAAAATGACATCCTGCAACCCCCACTCTCCCTGTTACCTCCGGGTCATCAGGATCGTATCCTGCTTTTGCTACCAGATCAAACACAAGATTGTAGGCATCTTTACCAAAATACCCCCTCGCCCCCATCTCTTTTAAAAGATCCATCCTCTCACGAGTTTGCTCTGGCAAACCATAGCCTAAAACCAGGTTGTTAAACCAGGGTGTAAACTGATACTGTACAGGGTATATGCCCCTTGTATAAGGATAAATACCCGGCATCTCAGGACGAAAACCAATCTCTTCTAGATCCTTTGCCGTATACACAGATTTTACAGGAATATCCGAATCTGTAACAGCTTTAAATTCTTTATCTTTGTAAAACCTGTCATATAGCTCTTTCCACTCTCTCTTTAACCTCTCCTCCTCTTCTAGAAACTCCTTCTCAAACATCAATCGGTACCCTCCTTTCTATATTTAATAAAATTTTGGCATTCCTCCTTAAGAGCCTATAATCTTTTTAACTGATTAGTGTAGAATTCTAGCTGCCTGATTGTATGCTGCCAGATTTTGGGGTCTTTTGTCGCCACAAATAAGCTGGTGGCCCCGTTAAGGGAGATGAAAATAAAGTTTGCAATTTCCTCGAGATTCAACCCTTTCTTCAATAATCCTGCATCTGCTGCTTCTTTCAACCAACGGTACAGCAGGTTTGAGAATCCTTCGAATCCTTTCGAGATCTTATCTGTCATACTTACAGAATGTCCACAAAACTCGAAAAGCATGGGCACAAAAAAAGCCCCTTTTTTGAAAACCTTTGCTCCAAGGAAGTCCTTCAGAATGTTTTCTGTGAGTTTCCCTATTCGATCAACCGGGTTTGAGATATCCCTGGTTCCTCTAAACGCCTTACTTCTCCAGATTTTGACAGCTTCGTCATAAACTGCATACCAGATTTCTTCCTTACTCTTAAATTGGCCATAAATCCCACCTTTTGTTAAACCTGTTGCCTGAACGATATCTGTCATAGATGTATTGTAGTATCCCCTTTCTGAAAAAAGTCGCAGCGACTTTTTTATGATACCTTTTCTTGTTAGTATCCCCTTCTCTTTTTTCATAACGGCAAATTATACCAACCAGTTGGTTTTTTATAACATTATAATAAGTAAAAGTTATTTGAGTTGTCAAGCTCTTTTTTTCAAAATTTTCCTTGAAAATACTTGCTATCTCTGATAGGCTAACCTGAGCATTTATAGAGACTTTCCTTTCTTTTTTTGTTCCCTAGAAGTAACCTCTTTTAAAGGAAAAATATCATGCACCATCCATACTTCAGTGATCAAAGCAATTTAAATGGCTGATTAAACAGCCTTTTATATAAGACTACATAAGAAAAACATAAAGGGGGAGATGTATAGATGAACTCTAACGTAAAAAAGCTTTTGGATTTAAGGGAGCGCAAGGGCAGGATTTTTCAGATGGGAGGTTCAAAGAGCATAGAAAAGCAGCATGAGCGCACTAAATTGACCGCCAGAGAAAGGATTGATCTCCTGTTCGATGCGGGCACATTCATGGAGGTTGATGCACTGGTAAAGCACAGGTGTACCCTTTTTGGCATGGAAAGCAAGGAAGTCCCTGCCGATGCGGTAGTTACCGGAAGTGGAAAGATAAATGGAAATAATGCCTTTGTTGCAGCCGAGGATTTTACGGTTCTGGCAGGGACATTTGGGGAGATGCATGGGAAGAAGATATGTAAAGTCATTGACGCAGCGGCAAAATGCGGTTCCCCTTTCATCCAGATAATCGACTCAGGGGGAGCGAGGTTACAGGAAGGTCAGGACTCCAGCGAGATATATGCTCAGCTGTTTAGAAGGCATACGCTGTACTCAGGTGTAATTCCTCAGATCACCCTTTTACTGGGCAGTTGTGGCGGAGGGGCTGCATATGGTCCCGCGTTAAGCGATTTTATCATTATGGTGGATGGTATCAGTCGCATGTACATGGGTGGCCCTGCCTTCGTAAAGACCATGCTTGGAGAAAACAAGACAGAGGAGGAGCTGGGTGGAGCGAAGCTTCACAGCGAGATAACCGGATTATGTGATTTTGTTGCGAAGGACGACAGAGAGGCGATTGGGATAGCCAAAGAGATTTTGAGTCTGCTGCCTTCGAACAATCGGGAGAAGCCTCCTGTTATCGAGACAGGGGATGATCCCAATCGCATTAATAAAGGTATCATGGATATCCTGCCGGAGGATTCCAGAGTCCCCTTTGATATGTACAGGATAATCAGAGAGATTGTTGATAACGGGTACTTTCTCGAATACAAAGCCAGGTTTGCAAAGAATATGATAACGTGTTTTGCAAGGCTCAACGGCCAGCCCGTTGGTATCCTGGCCAACAACTCCATGGTTATGGGAGGCGTGATAGATGTCGGTGCTGCGAATAAACATGCCCGTTTTGTGAGGATCTGTGATGCCTATAATATCCCTGTAATCCATATACAGGATTCGCCAGCAGTAATGATCGGGCAGAACGAGGAGAAGCGGGGAATAATAAAACACGGTTCGAAGATGCTCCACGCCGTTACCGAGGCTTCAGTACCCAAAGTAACCCTTGTCATCAGGCATTCCTACGCCGGGGCACAACTATGCATGTGCAATGTACCTCTGGGGGCTGATTTTGTTTTCGCCTGGCCCACGGCTGAAATAACCCTTGTTGGTCCGGAAACAGCGGCGAGTATCCTCTTTGCTAAGGAGATTGCAGGGGCAGATGATCCCAAGAAGTTAGAAGAGCAGCGGATAAAGGAATACAGGGATGTGTGGGTTAACCCATATATGGCAGCCGAGAGGGGATATATTGATGATGTAATAGAGCCTGAGGCATCCAGGGCTGTACTGATAAACACCCTTAACTTGCTGAAAGATAAGGTAGATGAAAAGCCATGGAAGAAACATGGTATTATCCAATTGTAAGTTTATATGTTACCTATGGTCTGTTGCCCAAATCCCTTTTCGTTTGTCCAAAACGTTTTTTGATGACCGCTCAAAGGAATTTCTGTTTTGGCAACAGCCCCTAAATATTTACTCAGTAGGATAAGGAGGTGCGGAATGGATTTTAGTTTTACCAAAGAACAGGAAAGCCTAAGGCAGGAAGTCCGGGACTTTCTTGAGGCAAAGGTAAGAGATGGAGAATTCCAGGTCAAGAGCAATGGTTGGGTTGAAAGCCATTCACAGAAATTTTCTAAAGACATGTCCAGTAGAGGCTGGATAGGAATGACCTGGCCTAAAGAATATGGGGGGCATGAACGAAGCTATATAGACAGGGCAATAGTTATGGAGGAGATGCTTACCTATCAGGCACCTATTGGTTTTCATTTTCTGGCCGACAGACAGGTTGGTCCTGCCATAATCCATTTTGGCAATGATGAACAAAAGAAAACCTACCTGCCAAAGATAATAAATGCAGACATATCCATAGCCATCGGTTTGAGCGAACCCAATGCAGGATCAGACCTGGTGTCGGTAAAGACTACTGCAATAGAACAGGGGGATTTTTATATAATAAACGGACAAAAGGTCTGGACCACTGGTGGCCACAGGGCTGATTACATCTGGTGTCTGGTAAGGACAGACTTGAATGCCCCCAAACACAAGGCATTGAGTGAGTTTATAGTGGACGTTAAAACTCCCGGTATAACTATACGTCCTATCATAAACATGGCAGGGATCCACTCATTCAATGAAATATTCTTTGAGGACGTTAAGGTACCTAAAGAGAATCTTGTTGGCCCAAAGAATCGTGGATTTTATCAGCTTATGGCGCAGGTGGACTATGAGAGAGCGGGGCTTGAACGCCTCATGCAGAACTATCCGCTCTTTAAGAACCTTGTGGAATATGTAAAGAATGAAAAGAGAAACGGCAAAGCTCTGTCAAAGGACCCCTTCATAAGAAACAAGCTGGCTGAACTGGAGGTTGAATACCAGATAGGAAGGCTCTTTTGCTATCACGTTGCATGGACACTATCGCAGGGACGTATTCCCAACTACGAGGCAGCCTTGTGTAAGGCATTTTGTACCCAGTTTGAACAGCGTTTGAGTGATGCCGCAACAAGCGTCCTAGGGCTTTATGGCCAGCTCATGCCTGGTTCTGAATATGCTCCCATGGATGGTGATGCAGCGGATTCATATCTGTGGAGCGTTTCCTATACCATACAGGGTGGGACATTAGAAGTACTGAAAAACATTGTGGCTACCAGAGGGCTTGGACTGCCCGTAGCAAAATCTTAAGTTCTGATAAAACCACAGGAGGTTAAATAAATGGATTTCAGCCTTAATGAAGAACAAGAGATACTCAGGAATATGGCTCGGAACTTTCTTACCAAGGAATGCCCTAAATCCTTTGTAAAAGAGATGAACGAAGATGAGAAGGGATACTCTCCTACCTTGTGGAGCAAGATGGCGGAGTTGGGGTGGATGGGATTTATCTTTCCTGAAAAATACGGGGGTATGGAAGGAAACTTCTTGGACTTAAGTGTTCTCATGGAAGAGATGGGCAGGGCGTGTTTACCAGGTCCCTTCTTCTCAACGGTTATCCTTGGGGGGATAAGCCTTTTGGAAGGCGGAAATGAAAAACAAAAAGAGAGATTCCTCCCCAAAATAGCCAGAGGAGAGATAATATTGACCCTTGCCGTTACAGAGGCTTCCGGGAACTATGAACCTGAGGGCATAGAAACCAGATTTATCAAGACAAATGAAGGGTATACCATAGATGGGACCAAAGTATTTGTACCCGATGCCCATATAGCCGATTATATTCTTGTAGCTGCAAAGGCAAAAGAGAGTAAAGGCAATAATGGTATCGCCCTTTTCATCGTAGATACCAAAAGCCATGGTATCACTGTCACTCCTCTTAAAACAATCTCAGGAGACAAACAGTGTGAAGTAAGATTCGAAGGGGTAAAAATAAAAGAAGATGCCCTCATTGGAGGACTGAATAATGGATGGTCTATTATTCAGAAGATCTGGCCCAAGATAGTGGTGGCCAGGTGTGCCGAGGTGGTTGGCGGTGCCCAGGAGGCACTGGAGATGACCATAAAATATGCAAAAGAAAGAGAACAGTTTGGACAACCCATAGGGACCCTTCAGGCAGTTCAGCACTACTGTGCAGATATGGTAGCTGACGTTGATGGATGCCGTCATATAACATATCAGGCTTCATGGATGCTCAGCTGCGGGCTTTCCTGTGACAAAGAAGTAGCAATGGCAAAGGCATGGTGTAGTGATGCCTTCAGAAGGGTTACTGCCAAAGGACACCAGATTCATGGGGCCATTGGGTTTACTGAGGAACACGATTTACATCTCTACTATAAAAAAGCCAAGACGTGGGAACTCTTCTACGGAGACAGTAATTTTCATCGGGAAATAGTTGCACAGCAGATGGGACTGTGAGGCTTTCTGTATAAAGAACCCCGTGCTTCTGCACGGGGTTCCCGACTTTCTTCCCCCCTATCTCGGCTCCTTACCAAAAATGTTTACAAGCACGGTAGTCCCCAGACCGCCAAGATTATGGGTACAGCCTATTTGAGCATCTTTTACCTGTCTTTCTCCTGCCTCTCCTCTTAAATGCCACCAGAGTTCACAGATCTGGGCAACACCTGTAGCACCTATAGGATGCCCCTTTGCCTTAAGTCCTCCACTCGCGTTACATGGCTTGCTGCCACTAAGCATAGGGTGACCCTCTTCTATCCATTTGCCGCCTTCGCCTTTTTTACAGAAGCCCATATCCTCATAGGTAATTAGCTCTGTAATGGTAAAACAGTCATGGAGTTCAGCCAAATCAACATCATCAGGCCCAATGCCTGCCATCTTATAGGCTTCTTTGGCAGCGGCCTGTGTTGCCGGAAATTCTATGAAGTTCTTTTTCCACGGTTGGTACATAGGATCAGTTGCCAGCCCTGTCCCCATGAAATACAGTGGCTGATCCGTATACTCTCTTGCTCTATCCTGCCTTGTTAGGAGAATTGCTGCTGCTCCGTCGGTTGTAGGACA of the Thermodesulfobacteriota bacterium genome contains:
- a CDS encoding ABC transporter substrate-binding protein — translated: MRIRGIFLTMVILASIMVFLGSVPCYAGEAKGVTKDTIIMGHLNADTGPIAKDSQGISEAIKNYIRYINEQGGIHGRKIKFVSEDTGYSIPRAMAAFKKILYKDNVFTIFGPTSTGEATVLLPQVQKEKICTVMISPAEHMFKPFKRYVFHFVCSYENQIKILFDYILKDMKAKFPNPRIAIVYPDVEVGKSAAREAQIQAKVFNVELREEILNMGSLDASSQVMNLKRYKPDFVIIQHVIAPASLLLREARKLKLETNFLGTMLSTNADTIALSKDAAQGYVGIQAFRSWYSNTPGAKKMREITLKLRPGTDKPYRSEYYTFGWVNAILFVEGMKRAGKDLNNESLVNAMETIKNFDPWGLSGSVTWGSDDREGAESVFFSKADVDNGMLVAISDWKKPLPR
- a CDS encoding cobalamin-dependent protein (Presence of a B(12) (cobalamin)-binding domain implies dependence on cobalamin itself, in one of its several forms, or in some unusual lineages, dependence on a cobalamin-like analog.), with the translated sequence MREEKIRVLLTIARFDGHDRGVRYLARKLMELGMEVIFTRFVHPGDVVSTAIQEDVDVVGVSFSVGGHKYITSEIIKGLRENKRADILVILGGIIPDDEVGELINMGVGKTFGPGSPATDIAQYIKDNMTKKQ
- a CDS encoding PGPGW domain-containing protein — encoded protein: MDPTILKTIKQARRLIIIIVGFTILLMGIAMIVLPGPAILFIPLGLGILASELVWAKRILDKIKSKLVFLSL
- a CDS encoding TetR/AcrR family transcriptional regulator; this encodes MKKEKGILTRKGIIKKSLRLFSERGYYNTSMTDIVQATGLTKGGIYGQFKSKEEIWYAVYDEAVKIWRSKAFRGTRDISNPVDRIGKLTENILKDFLGAKVFKKGAFFVPMLFEFCGHSVSMTDKISKGFEGFSNLLYRWLKEAADAGLLKKGLNLEEIANFIFISLNGATSLFVATKDPKIWQHTIRQLEFYTNQLKRL
- a CDS encoding ABC transporter substrate-binding protein produces the protein MRVRCIFLRIIVLVSIMIFLGGVSSYAEEVRGVTKDTIKFGVIGDMTGPIVATWFPMIEGVRDYFKYVNDQGGIHGRKVNVIAEDSRLSIPLALAAFKKLVYRDKIIAFWGPGSTSEIYALFSQIEKEKMPCMSPSPSDALINPYKRYVFLLGTLYEEQAYLMIDYITKDLKVKNPRIAVVYTDNESGKTLLRAVERYTELTGLNLVSKQVLNFGAVDAASQVMNLKKANADYVIQLAVIEIAAALLRDAKKYGLDATFFATMFGCDADTIKLAGKAAKNFIGVHSFSPLDDNSPGVVEMRKISLKYHPGKTHNRYYTVGWVAALLYSEAMKRAGRDLNGERLVDSLETIKDFDTKGLCGPITFSSKNHKALDSMKLYKADVDKVTLIPITSWRKPSRTVN
- a CDS encoding acyl-CoA mutase large subunit family protein, yielding MFEKEFLEEEERLKREWKELYDRFYKDKEFKAVTDSDIPVKSVYTAKDLEEIGFRPEMPGIYPYTRGIYPVQYQFTPWFNNLVLGYGLPEQTRERMDLLKEMGARGYFGKDAYNLVFDLVAKAGYDPDDPEVTGRVGVAGCHFATQDDFDRLFHDIDLTKVSVVQNICRATLVEIAMYIAYLEKRGIPITKVYGNSMNWLWSFAFLGNVAFPPKSAFKLMAEFIKYCCRNMPQWNHTNITSYYVEESGGNAVQEAGYAISAGIALTEECIRAGLDPDEFLPRFGFQIAQAGDFFEEVAKVRAMRRVWAKVNKERFGCKNPRSLHLRMHSQTSGVTLTAQQPLNNVIRTTLQTLGAVLSGTNSIQTNSYLEALSTPTEESHILALRTQQIILHETNIPNVSDPLAGSYYVEWLTGKVEEEVFGIIKLIDEKGGFRKCWESGWFKDEITKSAYQWREKVASGQKTIVGLNKYVTEKEQKVPVFKYPEIEEEAIRRLKEYKEKRDNKKLEGALKRLKEVAVMVDETWPEHSGELMPAVIDAARAEATLGELQGVLKEVFGWA